The sequence TGTTTCAGGATGCAAATGTAAAGACAGCACTGGTCAATACCCTTATTTACGGTGTAATGAGTACCGTGATCCAGAACATCTTAGGCCTTGGCTACGCGTTATTTTTAAATACAAAGTTTAAGGGACGTTCCATTGTCAGAACGATTATCTACATGCCGGTTATGATTGCTCCGCTGATTATGGGTTACATCATGTATTTCTTCTTTCAGTATGACGGAGGCGCGGTCAATGATATTTTGATCGCCCTCCATATGGAGCCGGTGGATTTACTGGTCCATTCAGGAACCGCCATCCGGATCATTGTTTTGGTAAACTCCCTGCAGTTTGTGGGCGTTGCCATGGTCATCTATCTGGCAGGGCTACAGAATGTGCCCACCATGTATTATGAAGCTGCTATGATTGACGGAGCCACCTTCTGGGAGCGGTTTAAGCACATTACCATTCCGCTGCTGATGCCAGCCATTTCTTCCTCTACCATCTTAAACCTGATCGGAGGATTAAAGCTATTTGACCTGGTTATGGCGCTTACAAGCGGCGGACCGGGATTCAGTACCCATTCCCTTTCCACCCTGGTCACAAACCAGTATTTTTCGGCCCAGTCCGCAGGATATGCTTCTGCAATCGGAATTTTCACATTCCTGCTGATTATGATCATCAGCAATGTGGTCATGGGGTATTTTGACAAGAAGGAGGTGGATGTGTAATGAAAGAATCAAGGGTTTCCAATGCCTGGAAATATGTACTGGCTCTCATCATCATTGCAATCCACTTTGTTCCCATTTATATGGTGGTTGCCATTGCGTTTAAATCCCCTTATGATCATTCCTCAAGGTGGGTCTTTCCAGGATACCTTTACTTAAAAAATATTTACACCGCACTGGAGCGGGGAGGAATGCTTTTGGCCCTTAAAAATACTGTGATCATAAGCGGTATGTCAATTCTTTTTATTGTGGTCATCGGAGCTATGGCGGCTTATCCTCTCGCGAGAAATAAGAGCAGGCTTAACAACCTGGTAAAAGGGTTCATTATGGGTGTCATGATGATTCCCCCCTTAAGCATTCTGGTTCCCTTATATTCCTTTATGGCTAAAATTCAGGGAATCAATTCCTACTGGGGCATGATCGTGACTTTGATCACCTTCCAGCTTCCCACCAGCATCTTTTTGTTTTCAAGCTTTATAACCAGCATACCGGTGGCTCTTGAGGAAGCAGCGGCAATTGACGGCTGCGGACCGTTCCAGACATTTTTCAGGATCATTATGCCTCAGCTAAAGCCGGTAACAGCTTCTGTTATCATAATCACCGGTGTGAACTGCTGGAATAATTACCAGTTTGCTTTGTATCTGCTTCAGTCCCCCAGGATTAAGACCATTACACTGGCCATTGCAGGCTTCTTTTCTGCAGACTCAGCCAATGTCAATGGAGCGGCTGCTGCGGCCTTTATTGGAATCCTTCCCATGGTTGCGGTATTCCTGTTTTTACAGAAATACTTTATCCAGGGTATGGTGGACAGCGCGATCAAGTAATTGAAGATTAACTAAATATGGTTCAGATAAGAAAAGCGGGAATCGGATGAGACTTCCGCTTTCTTTCTAAAATTTTTTGAAAGATTGAGGTTTATAATGAGTGTAAAATATATTGAGGACAAAAAGGTATTCTTATTAAATACGAAGAATTCAAGCTACCAGTTCCGGGTGGCGGAATATGGATTTTTAGAGCATCTTTACTATGGAAAAAAGATATCCGATGCAGCGGATTATCTTCCTGTGAGAATCCGTCATGGGTTTGAAGCCAATCCCTATGAGTCGGAAAAGGACAGGACCATCTGCCTGGATGTACTGGAACAGGAATATCCGGGGTTTGGAGTTTCAGACTTCCGGGTTTCTGCAGTCAGCGTGATCAATGGGGATGGCTCTAACTGCATTGATTTAAGGTATGTATCACATAAGGTATCAGAAGGAAAATACCGCTTACATGAAATGCCATCCTTGCGGAATAACGGCGGTACCTGGCAGACTCTGGAGGTTCTGATGAGGGACCCTTATTCCCAGGTGGAGGTGACTCTTGTTTACGGCGTTCTGGAAGAGTATGACATCATTACCAGGTGCGCCAGGATTAAGAATGCAGGAGAAAAGACCGTGTTTGCCAATGCTGCTCATTCCACCTGTATTTCTTTCCCTACGGATCAGATGGATATGATCAGTTTCTATGGAAGTTGGGGCCATGAGCGGTGTGCGGAGAGAACTTCCGTAAGACATGGGAAGATCACAGTGGACAGCGCCAGAGGCATCTCCAGCCATTATCAGAACCCTTCGGCCATTCTCTGCAGCCCTGAGGCAACAGAGGATGGAGGAGATTGTTATGGAGTTGCCCTGGTTTACAGCGGAAACTTTGCAATCACGACAGAGGTCAACGATTTTAAGCAGACCAGACTTGTGGCAGGTATCAACCCGGAAACTTTTTACTGGGAGCTTACAAAAGGCAGCGTATTTGAAACACCGGAAGCAGTCATGACCTATAGTTCCCAGGGCCTGTCCAAAATGAGCCACAATTTCCACCGGGCAGTAAAGCATCATCTGATTCCCGGCCAGTTTGTCAATGAGAGGTGCCCGGTTCTCATCAATAACTGGGAGGCTACCATGATTGATTTTGACGAAGAAATGCTGGTGAACATTGCTGGAAAAGCAAAGGAACTGGGGGTTGAGATGTTTGTCATGGATGACGGCTGGTTTGGAAGAAGGACCGATGAATACAGGGGCCTTGGAGACTGGCAGTGCAACTTAAGTAAGCTGCCAAGCGGAATATCCGGATTTTCTGCAAGAATTCACAATATGGGGTTAAAGTTCGGCATTTGGATCGAACCGGAAATGGTCAATGAGGATTCCAGGCTTTATGAGGAGCATCCGGACTGGTGTATCCGGATTCCAGGAAGAAAACCAACCCGCCAGAGATATCAGCTGATCCTGGATTTCAGCAGGGATGAAGTGGTGG is a genomic window of Lacrimispora sphenoides containing:
- a CDS encoding carbohydrate ABC transporter permease, which translates into the protein MKESRVSNAWKYVLALIIIAIHFVPIYMVVAIAFKSPYDHSSRWVFPGYLYLKNIYTALERGGMLLALKNTVIISGMSILFIVVIGAMAAYPLARNKSRLNNLVKGFIMGVMMIPPLSILVPLYSFMAKIQGINSYWGMIVTLITFQLPTSIFLFSSFITSIPVALEEAAAIDGCGPFQTFFRIIMPQLKPVTASVIIITGVNCWNNYQFALYLLQSPRIKTITLAIAGFFSADSANVNGAAAAAFIGILPMVAVFLFLQKYFIQGMVDSAIK
- a CDS encoding carbohydrate ABC transporter permease, giving the protein MKIQNKSVINLFYIPAVILFLVFVIYPFIQGIRLSFTNWNGYSQTMKFVGIKNYTRLFQDANVKTALVNTLIYGVMSTVIQNILGLGYALFLNTKFKGRSIVRTIIYMPVMIAPLIMGYIMYFFFQYDGGAVNDILIALHMEPVDLLVHSGTAIRIIVLVNSLQFVGVAMVIYLAGLQNVPTMYYEAAMIDGATFWERFKHITIPLLMPAISSSTILNLIGGLKLFDLVMALTSGGPGFSTHSLSTLVTNQYFSAQSAGYASAIGIFTFLLIMIISNVVMGYFDKKEVDV
- a CDS encoding alpha-galactosidase, with translation MSVKYIEDKKVFLLNTKNSSYQFRVAEYGFLEHLYYGKKISDAADYLPVRIRHGFEANPYESEKDRTICLDVLEQEYPGFGVSDFRVSAVSVINGDGSNCIDLRYVSHKVSEGKYRLHEMPSLRNNGGTWQTLEVLMRDPYSQVEVTLVYGVLEEYDIITRCARIKNAGEKTVFANAAHSTCISFPTDQMDMISFYGSWGHERCAERTSVRHGKITVDSARGISSHYQNPSAILCSPEATEDGGDCYGVALVYSGNFAITTEVNDFKQTRLVAGINPETFYWELTKGSVFETPEAVMTYSSQGLSKMSHNFHRAVKHHLIPGQFVNERCPVLINNWEATMIDFDEEMLVNIAGKAKELGVEMFVMDDGWFGRRTDEYRGLGDWQCNLSKLPSGISGFSARIHNMGLKFGIWIEPEMVNEDSRLYEEHPDWCIRIPGRKPTRQRYQLILDFSRDEVVEAIFHQLYEEFKDAQIDYIKWDMNRSMTDRFSQALPAHRQGEVCHRYVLGLYKLMDKMTKAFPNVRFEGCSGGGGRFDMGVLYYMPQIWCSDDTDAVERIHIQYGTSMIYPPFAMGSHVSECPNQQTGRTVSIDTRAALAYFGTFGYELDLNDISEEEQEAVRRQVKYYQEHGLVSAHGDYYRLTNPEREREYGAFMSVSQDKKEAVVGYVQRVSGANKGIIYLKLRGLEEQTVYEIQELGIKLSGAALMYAGLPMPVIKADNEARVFTLMAR